The proteins below come from a single Candidatus Didemnitutus sp. genomic window:
- a CDS encoding MFS transporter, translated as MTAASRSAAGPTASLTPPRSPEWRAGNLTYDRRQLIGLFCWLLLADLAFMIVSQIEPSVLPILLKNAGASDHHVAWILGTLVQVTQLVLNPLYSTSSDRTRTRWGRRIPYLFVVTPLASLLLAATPYAPDVAAWVQQQSWGPVVLRHLAVPPAVLMYGLFVFGFYLFYSGTASIFFYLFRDVVPESHMGRFMALFRMVGALGTFVLNYWLLGVGVRLPREMFLGMAVLNLVAFIALCRFVKEPDYPPVKRAADGDRRPLTSRAIGTVLAYFRECFSDSLHWWTYVCRLMVYASIMVATFRIFFALQELKMTVEDAGKALSWSSLLWVIVAYPVGMLVDRWKVFRVMRWALWIQSVAYLLSFFLIRDNATFLVFSLVTGVLYWAIMLCQFMLGQEVFPALKLGQFFSANVVFQALVIAVVVSPFCGWLFDTLKGTTHVMVLPLFGTLEIGPYRYVMLLLSAVFFISLLGLYRVEALLRERQAPPEAR; from the coding sequence ATGACTGCCGCATCGAGATCCGCCGCCGGTCCGACCGCGTCGCTTACGCCGCCGCGTTCGCCTGAATGGCGTGCGGGTAATCTCACTTACGACCGGCGGCAGTTGATCGGACTGTTCTGCTGGCTGCTGCTGGCCGACTTGGCGTTCATGATCGTGAGCCAGATCGAGCCAAGCGTCTTGCCGATCCTCCTCAAGAACGCGGGAGCGTCCGATCATCACGTCGCGTGGATTCTCGGGACGCTGGTGCAAGTGACGCAACTGGTGCTGAACCCGCTCTACAGCACGAGTTCCGACCGAACGCGGACGCGCTGGGGACGGCGGATTCCGTATCTCTTCGTCGTCACTCCGCTGGCTTCGCTCCTACTCGCCGCCACGCCGTATGCGCCGGACGTCGCGGCGTGGGTGCAACAGCAGAGCTGGGGGCCGGTTGTTCTCCGCCATCTGGCGGTTCCGCCCGCGGTCCTGATGTATGGGCTTTTTGTTTTCGGTTTCTACCTCTTCTACAGCGGCACGGCCTCGATTTTCTTCTACCTATTTCGCGACGTCGTCCCCGAAAGCCACATGGGACGGTTCATGGCGCTGTTCCGCATGGTGGGAGCGTTGGGCACGTTCGTTCTGAACTACTGGCTGCTCGGCGTCGGAGTTCGACTCCCCCGCGAGATGTTCCTCGGCATGGCCGTGCTGAACCTCGTCGCGTTCATTGCGCTGTGCCGGTTCGTGAAAGAGCCGGACTACCCTCCGGTAAAGCGCGCCGCCGATGGCGACCGTCGCCCGTTGACCAGCCGTGCGATTGGCACCGTGCTTGCGTATTTTCGCGAGTGCTTCTCGGACTCGCTGCATTGGTGGACCTACGTCTGCCGACTGATGGTGTATGCGTCGATCATGGTCGCGACCTTCCGCATCTTCTTCGCCCTGCAAGAACTCAAGATGACGGTGGAGGACGCGGGCAAAGCGCTCTCGTGGTCGTCGCTCCTGTGGGTGATCGTCGCCTATCCGGTCGGAATGCTCGTCGATCGATGGAAGGTGTTCCGCGTGATGCGGTGGGCGCTGTGGATTCAGAGCGTGGCCTATCTGCTGTCCTTTTTCCTCATCCGCGACAACGCCACGTTCCTCGTTTTCTCGCTCGTGACGGGCGTCCTCTACTGGGCCATCATGCTCTGCCAGTTCATGCTCGGACAAGAGGTCTTTCCCGCTCTGAAACTGGGCCAGTTCTTCTCGGCGAATGTCGTCTTTCAGGCGCTCGTCATTGCCGTGGTGGTGAGTCCGTTCTGCGGATGGCTGTTCGACACGCTCAAGGGCACGACGCACGTCATGGTGCTGCCCCTGTTCGGCACGCTGGAGATCGGCCCCTATCGCTACGTCATGCTGCTGCTCAGCGCGGTGTTTTTCATCTCACTGCTCGGGCTGTATCGCGTGGAGGCGCTCCTGCGGGAGCGGCAAGCGCCCCCGGAGGCTCGCTGA